The Chloroflexota bacterium genome contains a region encoding:
- the ribD gene encoding bifunctional diaminohydroxyphosphoribosylaminopyrimidine deaminase/5-amino-6-(5-phosphoribosylamino)uracil reductase RibD: ADADLTGTTLYVTLEPCCHYGKTPPCVDAIIKNKIKKVVIGTLDPNPQVSGKSVTILNQRGIETGVGVLEEECRELNEAYFKYMTTGLPLVTIKFAQTLDGRIATASGDSKWISSEEFRKLAHRLRAINDAILVGIDTVLADNPQLTVRLVKGRNPARVILDSRLRIPLDAEIVRTRDVAPVIIAATTQADREKKSKLRELGIEILEVQSDISGGIDLQGLLKALGERNISSLLVEGGAKVITSFLCQKLADKLVVAIAPKILGKGTDAVGELDIARISQSMPLKFQKITRAGEDIVIEARVERSAG, translated from the coding sequence CGCCGACGCTGACCTAACTGGAACCACACTCTACGTAACTCTGGAACCCTGCTGCCACTATGGGAAAACGCCCCCCTGTGTCGATGCCATTATTAAGAACAAGATTAAAAAGGTCGTTATCGGGACGCTTGACCCGAATCCGCAGGTCAGCGGTAAAAGCGTAACGATTCTGAATCAGCGCGGTATTGAAACCGGGGTCGGTGTGCTGGAGGAGGAGTGCCGCGAGCTGAATGAAGCCTACTTCAAGTACATGACCACGGGACTGCCGCTGGTGACCATTAAATTTGCCCAGACGCTGGACGGTCGAATCGCCACCGCCAGCGGCGACTCCAAATGGATAAGCTCGGAGGAATTTCGAAAACTGGCACACCGGTTACGCGCCATCAACGATGCCATCCTGGTCGGCATCGATACGGTTCTGGCGGATAATCCTCAGCTCACGGTGCGCCTGGTGAAGGGGAGAAACCCGGCCCGCGTTATCCTTGACTCCAGATTGAGAATACCGCTCGACGCCGAAATCGTCAGGACCCGAGATGTAGCGCCGGTAATCATCGCTGCCACCACTCAAGCCGACAGAGAGAAGAAGTCCAAGCTGCGCGAGCTTGGGATTGAGATTCTTGAGGTTCAATCCGACATTTCCGGGGGAATTGACCTGCAAGGCCTGCTCAAGGCACTTGGCGAGCGGAATATTTCTTCGTTGCTGGTGGAGGGAGGAGCTAAAGTCATCACCTCCTTCCTGTGCCAGAAGCTCGCTGATAAGTTAGTCGTTGCCATTGCGCCCAAAATTCTGGGCAAAGGGACCGATGCCGTGGGAGAACTGGATATCGCCCGGATAAGTCAGTCTATGCCACTGAAATTCCAGAAGATAACCAGAGCGGGCGAAGACATCGTTATCGAGGCCAGGGTCGAACGCTCCGCAGGCTAG